In Phreatobacter aquaticus, a single genomic region encodes these proteins:
- a CDS encoding ABC transporter permease produces MKQSALSLSQRLGWGLLGVTLIIGLWTLLTATGFVPRQFLPSPLEVASRFLTLLTSPFAGATLPVHLASSFQRYAYGVVLAAAVGIPLGLLMGWFRLLDDIVTPIFDGLRFIAPIAWVPFAALWFGTGVGGPVMIIFAGAFPPCLINAYRGARFVEPRLIEAARMLGTGHMRMIVEILLPAAVPSIIAGLRVSAGLGWQSLVGAELIVAAAGVGFMMVQAQGSVQTATVMSGMIAIGVVGMAIDMALRQGEGWLRRRRGLEN; encoded by the coding sequence ATGAAGCAGTCCGCGCTGTCTCTTTCGCAAAGGCTGGGCTGGGGTCTCCTCGGCGTGACGCTGATCATCGGGCTTTGGACGCTGCTGACTGCGACGGGTTTTGTGCCGCGGCAGTTTCTGCCCTCGCCGCTGGAGGTCGCCAGCCGGTTCCTGACGCTGCTGACCTCGCCCTTCGCGGGAGCCACCCTGCCGGTTCATCTCGCCTCGAGCTTCCAGCGCTATGCCTATGGCGTGGTCCTTGCGGCGGCTGTCGGCATTCCGCTCGGACTGCTCATGGGCTGGTTCCGCCTGCTCGATGACATCGTCACGCCGATCTTCGACGGCCTTCGCTTCATCGCACCCATCGCTTGGGTGCCCTTCGCGGCCCTCTGGTTCGGCACGGGCGTGGGCGGACCGGTCATGATCATCTTTGCAGGCGCCTTCCCGCCCTGCCTGATCAACGCCTATCGCGGCGCGCGTTTCGTCGAGCCGCGGCTGATCGAGGCCGCGCGCATGCTGGGCACCGGCCACATGAGAATGATCGTGGAGATCCTTCTGCCGGCCGCCGTGCCCTCGATCATCGCGGGGCTGCGCGTCTCGGCCGGCCTCGGCTGGCAGTCGCTTGTCGGCGCAGAACTCATCGTCGCCGCCGCCGGCGTTGGCTTCATGATGGTGCAGGCCCAGGGCAGCGTTCAGACCGCAACCGTCATGAGCGGAATGATCGCGATCGGCGTGGTCGGCATGGCCATCGACATGGCCCTGCGCCAGGGCGAAGGCTGGCTGCGCCGCCGGCGCGGGCTCGAAAACTGA
- a CDS encoding DegT/DnrJ/EryC1/StrS family aminotransferase, with product MSEPRRLTRDLTEPPPVPEAGIARAVELMRSGRLFRYGELGADQADAALLEREFAALVGRRHCIAVNSGGGALFLALKVLDVCPDEPVLVNAFTLAPVPGAIVHTGARPVIVAIGPDYKIDVADLRRKARDSGARVLMLSHMRGHLADMDAVMAACDDLGLLLVEDCAHALGARWGEQTIGTFGVAAAFSAQTYKHLNAGEGGFLVVDDPDLAARAILHSGSYMLHQQHLDPPSPEIMAHWTERTPNFSLRMTALAAAVLRPQLHDLPERVERWNTIYRRIAAGLARAQAVRLPLRPPQEHFTATSIQFSLPGLSPQEIMAVLDLARARGLPIKWFGAAEQAGFTSAPRHWRYAPGQSGLDDSHRILGTLCDIRTPVSLTDEECDLIADIVRESLEAVACGSTAAERHDTAPVRSGSRHQHPGGT from the coding sequence GTGTCTGAGCCGCGCCGCCTGACCCGCGACCTGACCGAACCTCCCCCCGTGCCGGAGGCCGGGATCGCGCGCGCCGTCGAGCTCATGCGGTCGGGGCGGCTTTTCCGCTATGGCGAGCTCGGCGCGGATCAGGCCGATGCGGCGCTGCTCGAACGCGAGTTCGCGGCCCTTGTCGGGCGCCGGCACTGCATCGCGGTGAATTCCGGCGGCGGCGCCCTGTTCCTGGCGCTGAAGGTGCTCGACGTGTGCCCCGACGAGCCTGTCCTCGTCAATGCCTTCACTCTCGCCCCGGTGCCGGGCGCCATTGTCCATACGGGCGCGCGGCCCGTCATCGTTGCCATCGGCCCCGACTATAAGATCGACGTCGCCGACCTCCGGCGGAAGGCGCGCGACAGTGGCGCCCGCGTGCTCATGCTGTCGCACATGCGCGGCCACCTCGCCGACATGGACGCCGTGATGGCGGCCTGTGACGACCTCGGCCTGCTGCTTGTCGAGGATTGCGCCCATGCGCTCGGCGCACGCTGGGGCGAGCAGACGATCGGGACTTTCGGCGTTGCCGCGGCGTTCAGCGCGCAAACCTACAAGCACCTGAACGCCGGTGAGGGCGGCTTTCTCGTGGTCGACGACCCTGATCTGGCGGCCCGCGCCATCCTGCATTCCGGCAGCTACATGTTGCACCAGCAGCATCTCGATCCGCCTTCGCCCGAGATCATGGCGCACTGGACGGAGCGGACACCCAATTTCAGCCTCCGCATGACGGCTCTGGCGGCAGCGGTTCTGCGGCCGCAGCTTCACGATCTGCCCGAACGTGTCGAGCGCTGGAACACCATCTACCGGCGCATCGCGGCAGGTCTCGCCCGCGCGCAGGCCGTGCGGCTGCCACTCCGCCCGCCCCAGGAGCATTTCACCGCGACCTCGATCCAGTTCTCCCTGCCCGGCCTGTCGCCTCAGGAGATCATGGCCGTCCTCGATCTCGCGCGGGCCCGCGGCCTGCCGATCAAGTGGTTCGGTGCGGCTGAGCAGGCCGGTTTCACGAGCGCACCACGTCACTGGCGCTACGCGCCGGGCCAGAGCGGGCTCGACGACAGCCATCGCATCCTCGGGACCCTCTGCGACATCCGCACGCCGGTGTCGCTCACCGACGAGGAGTGCGACCTGATCGCGGACATCGTCCGCGAAAGCCTCGAAGCAGTGGCCTGCGGATCAACCGCAGCCGAACGGCACGACACCGCCCCGGTACGGAGCGGGTCCCGCCACCAACACCCGGGAGGAACATGA
- a CDS encoding SDR family NAD(P)-dependent oxidoreductase, with the protein MFRLTALFDLTGRTALVTGGNSGIGLAMARALGEAGAMVVLAARRAEETAAAVASLQADAIKASRLVVDLATPTCATTVTETLAAQDLSPDILVNAAGVNLRQPFTEVTAEGFDLHMALHLRAPFLLTQVLAPAMADRGWGRIINIASLQSYRAFPNSAPYGAGKGGVVQLTRATAEAWSRRGITCNAIAPGFFPTPLTAPVFADPERSARNAEQTAIGRNGELSDLTGATVFLASDASAYVTGQTLAVDGGFTAK; encoded by the coding sequence ATGTTCCGCCTCACAGCGCTCTTCGACCTCACAGGCCGCACCGCTCTGGTGACCGGCGGCAACAGCGGCATCGGCCTTGCCATGGCCCGTGCCCTCGGCGAGGCGGGGGCGATGGTCGTGCTCGCCGCGCGCCGTGCGGAGGAGACAGCCGCAGCCGTCGCGAGCCTTCAGGCAGACGCCATCAAGGCCAGCCGCCTCGTCGTCGATCTTGCGACCCCCACCTGTGCAACGACAGTCACGGAGACGCTGGCGGCGCAGGACCTGTCTCCCGACATCCTCGTCAATGCCGCAGGGGTGAATCTGCGGCAGCCCTTCACCGAGGTCACGGCCGAGGGTTTCGATCTGCACATGGCCCTGCACCTGCGGGCACCCTTCCTGCTCACCCAGGTGCTGGCGCCGGCCATGGCGGACCGCGGGTGGGGCCGCATCATCAACATCGCGTCGCTGCAGAGCTATCGCGCCTTTCCCAACAGCGCGCCCTACGGTGCCGGCAAGGGCGGCGTGGTCCAATTGACCCGCGCCACTGCCGAGGCGTGGTCGCGCCGCGGTATTACCTGCAATGCCATCGCGCCGGGGTTCTTCCCAACTCCCCTCACCGCCCCGGTCTTTGCCGATCCAGAGCGCTCGGCCCGCAATGCGGAGCAGACCGCGATCGGCCGGAACGGCGAATTGTCGGACCTCACTGGGGCGACCGTGTTCCTCGCTTCGGACGCCTCTGCCTATGTGACCGGCCAGACCCTCGCGGTCGATGGCGGCTTCACCGCCAAGTGA
- a CDS encoding ABC transporter substrate-binding protein, whose translation MKKTLAAMALALGLATTPAAAQAPAAIGVSYQPSLYWALPFHYATVKGWWAQAGLNPNFSTFPAGAPQVAAAAARSWDVGGTGSVPAVLGAVRFNIMTIGITNDESKTNAVMVRGDRFDAIRANPASLRGQRLLLTTNSTVHFAARRCLERLGVNAADMQFVNLGQAQIITALTSNNGDIAGVWAPNTYTLEERANARYLCSGAEANAIVPGALIVRSDFAKERPDDVAKFLAVYLRGWSWAKANPAEARRLALDFYKQGGLEVSERAMDQEFALRPTFGLDEQLRIMARNGATPSVVDGWFGEIGKFAAEVGTIPANPAAASYISDDFLKRVAANPQLRAFATEFDRR comes from the coding sequence ATGAAAAAGACCCTGGCCGCAATGGCCCTCGCACTCGGCCTCGCAACAACACCCGCGGCGGCCCAGGCGCCTGCCGCCATCGGCGTCAGTTACCAGCCCTCGCTCTACTGGGCGCTGCCGTTCCACTACGCCACCGTGAAGGGCTGGTGGGCCCAGGCCGGGCTCAACCCGAACTTCTCCACCTTCCCGGCTGGCGCGCCGCAGGTTGCCGCCGCCGCGGCTCGCTCATGGGACGTCGGTGGCACAGGCTCTGTGCCGGCCGTCCTTGGCGCGGTGCGGTTCAACATCATGACGATCGGCATTACCAACGACGAGTCGAAGACCAATGCGGTGATGGTGCGCGGCGACCGGTTCGACGCCATCCGCGCCAACCCGGCCTCGCTGCGCGGCCAGCGCCTGTTGCTGACCACCAACTCGACCGTGCATTTCGCGGCACGCCGCTGCCTCGAACGCCTCGGCGTCAACGCCGCCGACATGCAGTTCGTCAATCTCGGCCAGGCGCAGATCATCACCGCGCTGACCTCCAACAATGGCGACATCGCCGGCGTCTGGGCGCCGAATACCTATACGCTGGAAGAGCGCGCCAACGCCCGCTACCTGTGCTCAGGGGCCGAGGCCAACGCCATCGTCCCTGGCGCGCTGATCGTGCGTTCGGACTTCGCAAAGGAGCGCCCGGACGATGTGGCCAAGTTCCTGGCGGTCTACCTGCGCGGCTGGTCATGGGCCAAGGCCAACCCCGCCGAGGCGCGGCGACTGGCGCTGGACTTCTACAAGCAGGGCGGCCTTGAGGTCTCGGAGCGGGCTATGGACCAGGAGTTCGCGCTGCGGCCGACCTTCGGGCTCGACGAGCAGCTCCGGATCATGGCCCGCAACGGCGCCACACCCTCCGTCGTGGACGGCTGGTTCGGCGAGATCGGCAAGTTCGCCGCCGAGGTGGGCACGATCCCCGCCAACCCCGCGGCCGCCAGCTATATCAGTGACGACTTCCTGAAGCGGGTGGCGGCAAACCCGCAGCTGCGCGCCTTCGCCACCGAGTTCGACCGGCGCTGA
- a CDS encoding ABC transporter ATP-binding protein, translating into MGSIRFQGVNKVFGPENSGVKVLDDINLDIAEREFVAIVGPSGCGKTTCLRMAAGFEAPSSGIVSVSGRTVTQPGPDRAVVFQQFALFPWKTVRANIDLGLRNKNLPKDQRDELIASALKLMNLESHAEAFPHQLSGGMQQRVAIARAYVLDPEVLLMDEPFGALDAQTRVVMQEELVRLARVNPRTVLFITHAVEEAVYLADRVAIMTRRPGRIKEIIDVRTIRQAENWDSFSKIEDVMDLDSFVHLRTHIWRSLREEKGPLGV; encoded by the coding sequence ATGGGATCGATCCGCTTCCAGGGTGTCAACAAGGTCTTCGGGCCGGAGAACTCCGGCGTGAAGGTTCTCGACGATATCAATCTCGATATCGCGGAACGTGAATTCGTGGCGATCGTCGGCCCGTCGGGCTGCGGCAAGACCACTTGTCTGAGGATGGCGGCGGGCTTCGAGGCACCGAGCTCCGGCATCGTCAGCGTCAGCGGCAGGACGGTGACCCAGCCAGGCCCGGACAGGGCCGTCGTCTTCCAGCAGTTCGCGCTGTTCCCGTGGAAGACCGTGCGGGCCAACATCGATCTCGGCCTGCGCAACAAGAACCTGCCAAAGGACCAGCGCGACGAGCTGATCGCAAGCGCTCTCAAGCTGATGAACCTCGAGAGCCACGCGGAGGCGTTCCCGCATCAGCTGTCGGGCGGCATGCAGCAGCGCGTCGCCATTGCCCGCGCCTATGTTCTCGATCCCGAGGTGCTGCTGATGGACGAGCCCTTCGGCGCGCTCGACGCCCAGACGCGTGTCGTCATGCAGGAGGAGCTGGTGCGGCTGGCCCGGGTCAATCCGCGCACCGTCCTCTTCATCACCCATGCCGTGGAAGAGGCCGTCTATCTGGCTGACCGTGTCGCGATCATGACCCGGCGTCCAGGGCGCATCAAGGAGATCATCGACGTCAGGACGATCCGCCAGGCGGAGAACTGGGACAGCTTCAGCAAGATCGAGGACGTGATGGACCTGGACTCTTTCGTCCATCTGCGCACCCACATCTGGCGGTCGCTGCGCGAGGAGAAGGGTCCGTTGGGTGTCTGA
- a CDS encoding sulfopropanediol 3-dehydrogenase, whose translation MAITHLKTATKTPETETDTARKVVTDMLAAIETGGERAVRDYALSLDKWSGDILMSPEAIAARIAEVPASVKDDIAFAAAQVRRFAEAQRASVQDFSLEITPGLTLGQKLVPVNTAGCYVPTGRYAHIASAYMSIATAKAAGVKTVVACSAPYRGEGIHPEVLYAMTVAGADVIMCLGGVQAIAAMTYGLFTGRKADIIVGPGNKFVAEAKRMLFGKVGIDVFAGPSEVCVIADETCDPMIVATDLVGQAEHGHESPAWLITNSRAVAEEVSRQMPLLIDKLPPTARDAAAAAWRDYGEVVLCDSREEMVAVSDTYACEHLEVHCADLAWWHANLTNYGSLFLGEETNVAFGDKASGPNHILPTKFAARYSAGLSVHKFLKPLTWQQMTREACTVIAPLSARISRLEGMEAHARTSDVRLAKFSGDRAFDLGRPVET comes from the coding sequence ATGGCCATCACCCACCTGAAAACGGCGACGAAGACGCCCGAAACGGAGACGGACACCGCCCGAAAGGTCGTGACCGACATGCTGGCGGCCATCGAGACCGGCGGCGAGCGCGCCGTTCGCGACTATGCGCTCAGCCTCGACAAATGGTCCGGCGACATCTTGATGAGCCCGGAGGCCATCGCCGCCCGCATCGCCGAGGTGCCGGCATCGGTGAAGGACGACATTGCCTTCGCGGCCGCTCAGGTCCGCCGGTTCGCCGAAGCCCAGCGCGCCTCTGTCCAGGACTTCTCGCTGGAGATCACCCCCGGTCTGACGCTTGGCCAGAAGCTCGTCCCGGTCAACACCGCCGGCTGCTATGTGCCGACCGGCCGCTACGCCCACATCGCTTCCGCCTACATGTCGATCGCGACCGCCAAGGCGGCGGGTGTGAAGACCGTCGTCGCGTGCTCGGCTCCCTATCGCGGCGAGGGCATCCATCCCGAGGTGCTCTATGCCATGACGGTCGCCGGGGCCGACGTCATCATGTGCCTCGGTGGCGTCCAGGCCATCGCCGCCATGACCTACGGTCTCTTCACCGGCCGGAAGGCCGACATCATCGTGGGGCCAGGCAACAAGTTCGTCGCCGAGGCCAAGCGCATGCTGTTCGGCAAGGTCGGCATCGACGTCTTCGCCGGCCCCTCCGAGGTCTGCGTCATCGCCGACGAGACCTGCGACCCCATGATCGTCGCCACCGATCTCGTGGGACAGGCCGAGCATGGCCACGAAAGCCCGGCCTGGCTGATCACCAATTCGCGGGCGGTCGCCGAGGAGGTGTCGCGGCAGATGCCGCTGCTCATCGACAAGCTGCCGCCGACAGCGCGCGATGCGGCGGCCGCAGCCTGGCGGGACTATGGCGAGGTCGTCCTGTGCGACAGCCGCGAGGAGATGGTGGCGGTGTCCGACACCTATGCCTGCGAACACCTGGAGGTCCATTGCGCCGATCTCGCCTGGTGGCACGCCAACCTGACCAATTACGGCTCGCTGTTTCTCGGCGAGGAGACCAACGTCGCCTTCGGCGACAAGGCCTCGGGGCCGAACCACATCCTCCCCACGAAGTTCGCCGCGCGCTATTCCGCCGGCCTCTCGGTGCACAAGTTCCTGAAGCCGCTGACCTGGCAGCAGATGACCCGCGAGGCCTGCACGGTGATCGCACCGCTCTCGGCCCGCATCTCGCGGCTGGAGGGGATGGAGGCCCATGCCCGCACCTCGGATGTGCGGCTGGCGAAGTTCTCAGGCGACCGCGCCTTCGATCTCGGACGGCCAGTCGAGACCTGA
- a CDS encoding zinc-dependent alcohol dehydrogenase → MKALVYTAPHSLAFRDEPDPVPEAGEVIVRVEAVGICGSDMHAYHGHDARRPAPLILGHEAAGRIVGGPRDGQRVTINPLVIDPACPSAIAGRPHLSPSRQILSMPPRPGAFAEFVRIPERNVVAIPDSLPIEHAALAEPIAVSWHAVWLGAQKLQQPFATARVAILGGGAIGLAAALVSRLFGAADIRIGEPNPLRRQTIASGEGFAVYEPGTDGEPAENSIDLVIDAVGARSSRAAACAMVRPGGVIVHAGLLPGHEGLDIRKITLQEITLTGTYCYTPVDFAHTVAALSDRRLGGLGWFEERPLSAGAAAFEAIDAGTTPAAKIVLRP, encoded by the coding sequence ATGAAGGCGCTCGTCTACACGGCCCCGCACAGCCTCGCCTTTCGTGACGAACCCGACCCCGTCCCCGAAGCGGGAGAGGTTATCGTCCGCGTCGAGGCGGTCGGCATCTGCGGTTCGGACATGCATGCCTATCACGGGCACGACGCCCGACGCCCCGCGCCGCTGATCCTCGGCCATGAGGCCGCGGGGCGGATCGTCGGCGGACCGCGCGATGGCCAGCGCGTGACGATCAATCCGCTGGTCATCGATCCCGCCTGCCCCTCCGCGATTGCGGGGCGCCCACATCTCTCGCCCTCGCGGCAGATCCTCTCCATGCCGCCGCGGCCCGGCGCCTTTGCTGAGTTCGTCCGCATCCCCGAGCGTAATGTCGTGGCGATCCCCGACAGCCTGCCGATCGAACACGCGGCGCTGGCAGAGCCCATCGCGGTCTCCTGGCATGCGGTGTGGCTCGGAGCACAGAAGCTTCAGCAACCCTTCGCGACCGCTCGCGTGGCCATCCTCGGCGGCGGCGCGATCGGCCTTGCTGCGGCCCTGGTCAGCCGTCTCTTCGGCGCGGCCGACATCCGCATTGGCGAGCCGAACCCGCTCCGACGCCAGACGATCGCCAGTGGCGAAGGCTTCGCGGTCTACGAACCCGGAACGGATGGCGAGCCGGCCGAGAACTCCATCGACCTCGTCATCGACGCTGTCGGCGCCCGTTCCAGCCGGGCGGCGGCCTGCGCTATGGTTCGCCCAGGCGGTGTCATCGTCCATGCCGGCCTGCTGCCGGGCCACGAGGGTCTCGACATCCGCAAGATCACCCTCCAGGAGATCACGCTGACCGGTACCTATTGCTACACGCCGGTCGATTTCGCTCACACCGTCGCGGCGCTCAGCGACCGGCGCCTGGGTGGGCTCGGCTGGTTCGAGGAACGGCCGCTGAGCGCGGGCGCCGCGGCCTTCGAAGCCATCGACGCCGGCACGACGCCGGCCGCCAAGATCGTCCTTCGTCCCTGA
- a CDS encoding efflux RND transporter permease subunit, with the protein MFTFLVTQSLRNRMLVLALAAGLIVLGVISIGRLPVDVFPDLNRPTVTIMTEAEGLAPPEVEQLVSYPIETQMNGLPGVRRVRSVSGVGLSIVYVEFDWGTEIFRNRQQVAERLSLVRDQLPASAVPQMGPVSSIMGQILMVAVTGDVASPMDLRDAADFLIRPRLLTIPGVAQVIPMGGEVRQYRVAPNPAALRAFGVGYEQVERALALFGTNAGGGFSDQNAREFLIRNVGRTTSIDDLRNLVVASSDGRQVYLRQVADVDFAARVKRGDAGFMGRSAVIVSIEKQPNVDTIRLTREVEAALKELAGALPNGIRASDLVFRQANFIETSIRNVETVLLEAILVVAVVLFVFLLNVRTTVISLTAIPLSILATAVVFHLAGLSINTMTLGGLAIAIGELVDDAVVDVENIFRRLRENRAKGNPRSVFDVVISASQEVRSGIVYATSIIVLVFIPLFALSGIEGRLFAPLGQAYIISILASLVVSITVTPVLAYFLLPGLKRLDHRESWLIRLLKRGNAGVLAVALRRPRALMAMTVLAVMAAGTGAVLLPRSFLPAFNEGSFTINMVFNPGISLSESHRVGLIAERLLMDMPEVRVIGRRTGRAELDEHAEGVHSSDIELELKPGGRPRVDIIADLRTRLAVLPVAVNVGQPISHRLDHMLSGVRAEIAIKLFGDDLDTLRSSAETLRARLATVPGLTDLQVEKQVRIPQLDIRVDYGRAALYGIQPAALVDQLGRLSNGRVVSRVVDGARRFDVVMRLPDRLRTTQGLGDLLIETPSGWVPARQIADIRETDGPNQILRENGRRRIIVQANSDGRTDMASIVAAIRREIAGATLPSEISISLEGTFQAQEEATRTIGLLSLMSLAMVFAILYSRYRSALLAIIIIGSVPLALIGSVAALWLAGQTLSVASMIGFITLTGIAARNGILKISHIINLAIHEGLPFDRDLVVRGSLERLPPVLMTAFSAGVALVPLLIGADAPGKEILHPVAVTIFGGLISATLLDAVLTPVLVLRYGRAAVERLVADATAQPASPSIGTAAEAY; encoded by the coding sequence ATGTTCACCTTCCTTGTCACACAATCGCTGCGCAACCGGATGCTCGTGCTGGCGCTGGCGGCCGGCCTCATCGTGCTCGGCGTCATCAGCATCGGCCGCCTGCCGGTCGATGTCTTCCCCGACCTCAACCGGCCAACTGTCACAATCATGACCGAGGCCGAGGGGCTCGCGCCGCCCGAGGTCGAGCAGCTCGTCAGCTATCCGATCGAAACCCAGATGAACGGATTGCCCGGCGTTCGCCGTGTGCGCTCCGTGTCGGGCGTCGGTCTGTCGATCGTCTATGTCGAGTTCGACTGGGGAACGGAGATTTTCAGAAACCGCCAGCAGGTTGCTGAACGGCTTTCGTTGGTGCGCGACCAGCTTCCGGCCTCGGCCGTGCCGCAGATGGGGCCCGTCAGCTCCATCATGGGCCAGATCCTCATGGTCGCCGTCACGGGCGATGTGGCCTCGCCAATGGATTTGCGCGATGCGGCCGACTTCCTCATCAGGCCCCGCCTGCTCACCATTCCAGGTGTCGCCCAGGTCATTCCGATGGGTGGGGAGGTCCGCCAGTACAGGGTGGCTCCGAACCCGGCGGCGCTTCGTGCCTTCGGCGTCGGCTATGAGCAGGTGGAACGGGCGCTCGCCCTGTTCGGTACCAATGCCGGTGGCGGCTTTTCCGACCAGAATGCGCGCGAATTTCTTATCCGCAATGTCGGCAGGACGACCAGTATCGATGACCTGCGCAATCTGGTCGTGGCCAGCTCGGACGGACGCCAAGTGTATCTCCGACAGGTTGCGGACGTCGATTTCGCTGCGCGGGTCAAGCGCGGCGATGCCGGCTTCATGGGGCGTTCTGCTGTCATCGTGTCGATCGAAAAGCAGCCGAATGTCGATACGATCAGGCTGACGCGCGAAGTTGAGGCGGCCCTGAAGGAGCTTGCCGGCGCGCTGCCCAATGGCATCCGCGCAAGCGACCTGGTGTTCCGCCAGGCGAACTTCATCGAGACGTCGATCCGCAACGTCGAGACGGTGCTGCTGGAAGCCATTCTCGTGGTCGCTGTCGTGCTGTTCGTCTTTCTTTTGAACGTGCGCACCACCGTGATCTCGCTCACCGCTATCCCGCTGTCGATCCTTGCCACCGCAGTGGTGTTTCACCTGGCCGGCCTGTCGATCAACACGATGACGCTCGGCGGCCTCGCCATCGCCATCGGCGAGCTCGTCGATGACGCGGTCGTGGATGTGGAGAACATCTTCCGGCGCCTGCGCGAGAACCGGGCCAAAGGCAATCCACGCAGCGTCTTCGACGTGGTGATCTCGGCCTCGCAGGAGGTCCGCTCGGGGATCGTCTATGCGACGTCGATCATCGTGCTGGTGTTCATTCCCCTGTTCGCCCTCTCCGGCATCGAGGGGCGCCTGTTCGCGCCGCTGGGACAGGCCTACATCATCTCGATCCTCGCGAGCCTCGTGGTCTCGATCACCGTGACCCCGGTCCTGGCCTATTTCCTCCTGCCCGGACTGAAGCGGCTGGACCATCGCGAAAGCTGGCTCATCCGGCTGCTCAAGCGGGGCAATGCCGGGGTGCTGGCGGTGGCACTGCGGCGCCCCCGGGCGCTGATGGCCATGACGGTTCTCGCTGTGATGGCCGCAGGAACCGGCGCGGTGTTGCTGCCACGGTCCTTCCTGCCCGCGTTCAACGAGGGCAGTTTCACCATCAACATGGTGTTCAATCCCGGCATATCGCTGTCGGAGAGCCATCGCGTCGGTCTTATCGCCGAGCGGCTTCTCATGGACATGCCGGAGGTCCGCGTGATCGGGCGGCGCACCGGCCGCGCCGAGCTCGACGAACATGCCGAGGGCGTCCACTCCTCCGATATCGAGCTTGAGCTGAAGCCCGGTGGTCGCCCCAGGGTGGACATCATTGCCGACCTTCGCACACGCCTCGCGGTCCTGCCGGTCGCGGTCAATGTCGGTCAGCCGATCTCGCACCGGCTTGATCACATGCTCTCGGGCGTCCGCGCCGAGATCGCGATCAAACTGTTCGGTGACGACCTCGATACATTGCGCAGCAGCGCCGAAACGCTGCGTGCGCGCCTCGCCACGGTTCCCGGACTGACCGACCTTCAGGTCGAGAAGCAGGTGCGGATCCCACAGCTCGATATCCGCGTCGATTACGGCCGGGCTGCCCTTTACGGCATCCAGCCCGCCGCCCTGGTGGACCAGCTTGGCCGGCTGTCCAATGGCCGGGTCGTGTCGCGCGTGGTGGATGGCGCCCGCCGCTTCGATGTGGTGATGCGCCTGCCGGATCGGCTGCGTACCACGCAGGGCCTGGGCGATCTCCTGATCGAGACGCCATCGGGATGGGTGCCTGCCCGGCAGATCGCCGATATTCGCGAGACCGACGGCCCCAACCAGATCCTGCGGGAAAACGGGCGGCGGCGGATCATCGTGCAGGCCAATTCCGACGGCCGAACCGACATGGCCAGCATCGTTGCGGCCATCCGGCGGGAGATCGCCGGAGCGACGCTGCCATCGGAGATATCCATCAGTCTGGAAGGGACATTCCAGGCGCAGGAAGAAGCGACCCGCACCATCGGACTTCTGTCGCTGATGTCGCTCGCCATGGTGTTTGCGATCCTCTACAGCCGCTACCGCTCGGCCCTGCTCGCGATCATCATCATCGGCAGCGTGCCGCTGGCCTTGATCGGCAGCGTCGCGGCCCTGTGGCTGGCGGGGCAGACCCTTTCGGTTGCGTCGATGATCGGGTTCATCACGCTGACCGGCATTGCCGCACGCAACGGCATCCTGAAGATCAGCCACATCATCAATCTGGCGATCCACGAGGGACTGCCGTTCGATCGGGACCTGGTGGTCCGGGGAAGTCTCGAGCGTCTGCCCCCCGTGCTGATGACGGCGTTCTCCGCCGGCGTTGCCCTGGTGCCCCTGCTGATCGGCGCCGACGCACCGGGCAAGGAGATCCTGCACCCGGTCGCCGTGACGATCTTTGGCGGCCTGATCAGCGCCACCCTGCTCGATGCAGTCCTGACCCCGGTCCTGGTGCTTCGCTATGGCCGGGCAGCGGTCGAGCGCCTGGTCGCCGATGCCACCGCACAACCCGCGTCACCCAGCATCGGCACTGCCGCCGAAGCTTACTGA